In Nonomuraea sp. NBC_00507, the following are encoded in one genomic region:
- a CDS encoding tRNA (adenine-N1)-methyltransferase, with protein sequence MGFRRHGPFQAGDQVQLTDPKNKRHTITLKQDGVFHTHKGAIPHSDLIGQPEGSVVRSSGGTQYLAFRHLLQDYTLAMPRGAAVIYPKDASMIVGMADIFPGARVIEAGVGSGALTCFLLRAVGPEGHVTSYERREEFADVARKNVEKFYGGPMDDNWRLVVGDLVHSIDEVDVDRVILDMLAPWECVDAAAKALTPGGVICCYVATTTQMSKTVETIRDHGCFTEPHAWETLVRDWHVEGLAVRPDHRMIGHTGFLVTARRMADGVTPPPRRRRPKGTTEEL encoded by the coding sequence ATGGGTTTCCGCAGGCATGGGCCTTTTCAGGCGGGGGATCAGGTGCAGCTCACCGACCCCAAGAACAAGCGCCACACGATCACGCTGAAGCAGGACGGCGTCTTCCACACCCATAAGGGCGCCATCCCGCACAGCGACCTGATCGGGCAACCTGAGGGCTCCGTCGTGCGCTCCTCCGGCGGCACCCAATACCTCGCCTTCCGCCACCTGCTGCAGGACTACACGCTCGCCATGCCGCGCGGCGCGGCCGTCATCTACCCCAAGGACGCCTCGATGATCGTCGGCATGGCCGACATCTTCCCCGGCGCCCGGGTGATCGAGGCCGGAGTAGGCTCGGGCGCGCTGACCTGCTTCCTGCTGCGGGCCGTCGGCCCCGAGGGCCACGTGACCTCCTACGAGCGGCGCGAGGAGTTCGCCGACGTGGCCCGCAAGAACGTCGAGAAGTTCTACGGCGGGCCCATGGACGACAACTGGCGCCTGGTCGTCGGCGACCTGGTCCACTCCATCGACGAGGTCGACGTCGACCGCGTCATCCTCGACATGCTCGCCCCGTGGGAGTGCGTCGACGCCGCCGCGAAGGCGCTCACGCCAGGCGGCGTGATCTGCTGCTACGTCGCCACGACCACGCAGATGTCCAAGACGGTCGAGACGATCCGCGATCACGGGTGTTTCACCGAGCCGCATGCGTGGGAGACCCTGGTTCGCGACTGGCATGTCGAAGGGCTCGCGGTAAGACCCGATCATCGGATGATCGGCCACACGGGCTTCCTCGTCACCGCCCGCCGCATGGCGGACGGGGTGACGCCCCCGCCGCGACGCCGTCGACCGAAGGGGACCACTGAAGAACTATGA
- the arc gene encoding proteasome ATPase: MAARDDAEARAAQREREVADLSTQVSFLQEEITALRRKLAESPRQARVLEERLHEAQANLAAVTGQNERLVATLKEARDQIVALKEEVDRLAQPPSGFGTFLEAREDGTIEVFTGGRKLRVNVSPAVDIDSLRRGQEVMLNEALNVVEALGYEEVGEIVMLKELLDEGKRALVISHADEERVVRLAESLVGQPIRAGDSLLLEPRSGYVYERIPKSEVEELVLEEVPDISYEEIGGLSRQIEQIRDAIELPYLHADLFREHKLRPPKGVLLYGPPGCGKTLIAKAVANSLAKQVAEKTGQSGKSFFLNIKGPELLNKYVGETERHIRLVFQRAREKASEGTPVIVFFDEMDSIFRTRGSGVSSDVENTIVPQLLSEIDGVEGLENVIVIGASNREDMIDPAILRPGRLDVKIKIERPDAEAAKDIFSKYLVADLPLHPEDLSEHSGSREATIGGMIQSVVERMYTESEENRFLEVTYANGDKEVLYFKDFNSGAMIQNIVDRGKKMAIKQFLESGQKGLRVQHLLTACVDEFSENEDLPNTTNPDDWARISGKKGERIVYIRTLVSGKQGTEAGRSIDTVANTGQYL, encoded by the coding sequence GTGGCAGCTCGCGATGATGCTGAGGCTCGAGCCGCGCAGCGCGAACGGGAGGTCGCTGATCTTTCAACACAGGTCTCCTTCCTCCAGGAGGAGATCACCGCGCTGAGGCGGAAGCTGGCCGAGTCACCCCGTCAGGCCAGGGTCCTCGAAGAACGTCTCCATGAGGCACAGGCGAACCTCGCGGCCGTGACCGGCCAGAACGAACGCCTGGTGGCCACACTCAAGGAGGCCAGGGACCAAATCGTCGCTCTCAAGGAGGAGGTCGACCGGCTGGCGCAGCCGCCATCCGGCTTCGGCACCTTCCTCGAGGCCAGAGAAGACGGCACGATCGAGGTGTTCACCGGCGGCCGCAAGCTGCGGGTGAACGTCAGCCCCGCCGTCGACATCGACTCGCTGCGGCGTGGCCAGGAGGTCATGCTCAACGAGGCGCTCAACGTGGTCGAAGCACTCGGCTACGAAGAGGTCGGCGAGATCGTGATGCTCAAAGAACTGCTCGACGAGGGCAAGCGGGCCCTGGTCATCTCGCACGCCGACGAAGAGCGTGTCGTGCGTCTGGCTGAATCGCTGGTCGGCCAGCCCATCAGGGCCGGCGACTCGCTCCTGCTCGAACCTCGCTCCGGCTACGTCTACGAGCGCATACCCAAGTCCGAAGTCGAAGAGCTCGTGCTCGAAGAGGTCCCCGACATCTCCTACGAGGAGATCGGCGGCCTCAGCAGGCAGATCGAGCAGATCAGGGACGCCATCGAGCTGCCCTACCTGCACGCCGACCTGTTCCGCGAGCACAAGCTGCGGCCCCCCAAGGGCGTGCTGCTTTACGGCCCGCCCGGCTGCGGCAAGACGCTCATCGCCAAGGCCGTCGCCAACTCCCTGGCCAAGCAGGTCGCGGAGAAGACCGGCCAGTCAGGCAAGAGCTTCTTCCTCAACATCAAGGGCCCGGAGCTGCTCAACAAGTACGTCGGCGAGACCGAGCGGCACATCCGCCTGGTCTTCCAGCGGGCCCGTGAGAAGGCCTCAGAGGGCACCCCGGTGATCGTGTTCTTCGACGAGATGGACTCGATCTTCCGCACCCGCGGCTCCGGCGTGTCGTCCGACGTGGAAAACACCATCGTCCCCCAGCTGCTGTCGGAGATCGACGGCGTCGAGGGCCTGGAGAACGTCATCGTCATCGGCGCCTCCAACCGCGAGGACATGATCGACCCGGCGATCCTGCGGCCCGGCCGCCTGGACGTCAAGATCAAGATCGAGCGGCCGGACGCCGAGGCGGCCAAGGACATCTTCTCCAAGTACCTGGTCGCCGACCTGCCGCTGCACCCCGAAGACCTCTCGGAGCACAGCGGGTCTCGCGAGGCCACGATCGGCGGCATGATCCAGAGCGTCGTCGAGCGGATGTACACCGAGAGCGAGGAAAACCGCTTCCTCGAGGTGACCTACGCCAACGGCGACAAGGAAGTCCTCTACTTCAAGGACTTCAACTCCGGAGCGATGATCCAGAACATCGTCGACCGGGGCAAGAAGATGGCCATCAAGCAGTTCCTCGAAAGCGGCCAGAAGGGCCTGCGGGTGCAGCACCTGCTCACGGCCTGCGTGGACGAGTTCTCCGAGAACGAGGACCTGCCCAACACCACCAACCCCGACGACTGGGCCCGCATCTCCGGCAAGAAGGGCGAGCGGATCGTCTACATCCGCACGCTCGTCTCCGGCAAGCAGGGCACCGAGGCCGGCCGTTCCATCGACACCGTCGCCAACACCGGTCAATACCTGTAA
- a CDS encoding acyltransferase family protein codes for MHSPNRPKHARENGRLAELDLLRFVAALAVVAFHYLVAFASVWGDRPAELFPALAPFAGLGILGVELFFIISGFVILMTVWGRGLGAFARSRLVRLYPAYWLSLGAVAALYGLTGIKVLDPKLSPGEYLVNATMFQRLFKITDASGVYWSLWAELRFYLLMAILVIIGVTYGRVLAFAGLWLAAALAVKVLGYAGILDNPVLDEIVMPDYAPYFVAGMSLYLVRQHGSSWLPWLYVAAAYGMSIDSALARVHRRIDAAGFKNMPVTDTSVIITITVIFAVMALAALGVLRLKPSKTLTALGGTTYPLYLFHGVVAAVLIPALTGDLPPWAVAVIATLTAILLSYLVYSFAERPIQRLLKPRRTTQTPTAPAVQVEKASVP; via the coding sequence GTGCATTCCCCCAACCGGCCCAAACACGCTCGGGAGAACGGCCGGTTGGCCGAACTCGACCTCCTGCGCTTCGTCGCCGCTCTGGCCGTCGTCGCCTTCCACTACCTGGTCGCCTTCGCCTCCGTCTGGGGCGACCGGCCCGCCGAGCTGTTCCCCGCGCTCGCGCCGTTCGCCGGGCTCGGCATCCTCGGCGTCGAACTGTTCTTCATCATCAGCGGGTTCGTCATCCTCATGACCGTCTGGGGGCGCGGCCTGGGCGCGTTCGCCCGCTCCCGGCTCGTCCGCCTCTACCCGGCGTACTGGCTCAGCCTCGGCGCCGTCGCCGCCCTCTACGGGCTCACCGGCATCAAAGTGCTCGACCCAAAACTTTCCCCAGGCGAATACCTGGTGAACGCCACCATGTTCCAGCGGTTGTTCAAGATCACCGATGCCAGCGGCGTCTACTGGTCGCTGTGGGCCGAACTCCGCTTCTACCTGCTGATGGCGATCCTCGTGATCATCGGCGTCACGTACGGGCGCGTCCTGGCCTTCGCCGGCCTCTGGCTGGCCGCCGCCCTGGCGGTCAAAGTGCTCGGGTACGCCGGGATTCTCGACAATCCGGTCCTCGATGAGATCGTCATGCCCGACTACGCCCCCTACTTCGTCGCCGGCATGAGCCTGTACCTCGTTCGCCAACACGGCAGTTCCTGGCTGCCCTGGCTCTACGTCGCCGCCGCGTACGGCATGTCGATCGACTCCGCGCTCGCCCGCGTCCACCGGCGCATCGACGCCGCCGGGTTCAAGAACATGCCCGTCACCGACACCAGCGTCATCATCACCATCACCGTGATCTTCGCGGTGATGGCGCTCGCGGCGCTCGGCGTTCTACGCCTCAAACCCTCCAAAACGCTCACCGCGCTCGGAGGCACCACATACCCTCTTTACCTGTTCCATGGGGTCGTCGCCGCCGTCCTCATTCCCGCGCTCACCGGCGACCTGCCCCCCTGGGCCGTCGCCGTCATCGCCACGCTGACGGCCATCCTGCTGTCGTACCTGGTCTACTCCTTTGCCGAACGCCCCATCCAGCGGCTACTCAAGCCCCGCAGAACCACACAAACCCCAACAGCTCCGGCCGTACAGGTGGAAAAGGCGTCGGTGCCATAA
- the dop gene encoding depupylase/deamidase Dop, which translates to MTVRRVMGIETEYGISVPGQPGANAMVTSSQVVNAYLAASAARARRARWDFEEENPLRDARGFDLAREVADPTQLTDEDLGLANVILTNGARLYVDHAHPEYSSPECTNPRAAVIWDKAGERVMYDAATRASAIPSNAPIQLYKNNTDAKGASYGCHENYLMRRATPFADIVRHLTPFFVSRQVVVGAGKVGIGQDSRGEGFQISQRADFFEVEVGLETTLKRPIINTRDEPHADPEKYRRLHVIIGDANMSEISTYLKLGSTALVLAMIEEGFLTRDLAVESPVQALRAVSHDPSCKYEIPMRDGRKLTAIQLQMEYLEQARKYVEERGTAQDEMNKDILDRWESVLTRLAEDPMQLSRELDWVAKLELLEGYRSRDGLAWSHPRLQLVDLQYSDIRPERGLYNRLVARGRMQRLVTEDEVQRAVESPPNDTRAYFRGRCLSQYSESVAAASWDSVIFDIPGRESLQRVPTLEPLRGTKAHVGELFDRCRTAADLVAALTGGD; encoded by the coding sequence ATGACGGTGCGTCGGGTGATGGGCATCGAGACCGAGTACGGCATCTCCGTACCCGGCCAGCCAGGCGCCAACGCGATGGTGACCTCCTCACAGGTCGTGAACGCCTACCTGGCCGCCTCGGCGGCCCGCGCGCGCAGGGCACGATGGGACTTCGAAGAAGAAAACCCGCTGCGCGACGCGCGCGGTTTCGACCTCGCCAGAGAGGTCGCCGACCCCACCCAGCTCACCGACGAAGACCTCGGGCTGGCCAACGTCATCCTCACCAACGGCGCCCGGCTCTACGTCGACCACGCCCACCCCGAATACTCCTCGCCCGAATGCACCAACCCCCGGGCAGCCGTCATCTGGGACAAAGCCGGAGAACGCGTCATGTACGACGCCGCCACCCGCGCCTCCGCCATCCCCTCCAACGCGCCCATCCAGCTCTACAAGAACAACACCGACGCCAAAGGCGCCTCCTACGGCTGCCACGAGAACTACCTCATGCGGCGCGCCACCCCTTTCGCCGACATCGTCCGCCACCTCACCCCCTTCTTCGTCTCCCGCCAAGTCGTCGTCGGCGCCGGCAAAGTCGGCATCGGCCAGGACTCCCGCGGCGAAGGCTTCCAGATCAGCCAGCGCGCCGACTTCTTCGAAGTCGAAGTCGGCCTCGAGACCACGCTCAAGCGGCCCATCATCAACACCCGCGACGAGCCCCACGCCGACCCCGAGAAATACCGGCGCCTCCACGTGATCATCGGCGACGCCAACATGTCGGAGATCTCCACCTACCTCAAGCTCGGCTCCACCGCGCTCGTGCTGGCAATGATCGAAGAAGGCTTCCTCACCCGCGACCTGGCTGTTGAAAGCCCCGTACAGGCGCTCCGGGCCGTCTCCCACGACCCCAGCTGCAAGTACGAGATCCCCATGCGCGACGGACGCAAGCTCACCGCCATCCAGCTCCAGATGGAATACCTCGAGCAGGCCCGCAAATACGTCGAAGAACGCGGCACCGCCCAGGACGAGATGAACAAGGACATCCTCGACCGCTGGGAATCCGTCCTCACCCGCCTCGCCGAAGACCCCATGCAGCTCTCCCGCGAGCTCGACTGGGTCGCCAAACTCGAACTCCTCGAGGGCTACCGCAGCCGCGACGGCCTCGCCTGGTCCCACCCCAGGCTCCAGCTCGTCGACCTCCAATACTCCGACATCCGGCCCGAGCGCGGCCTCTACAACCGGCTCGTCGCCCGCGGCCGCATGCAACGCCTCGTCACCGAAGACGAAGTCCAGCGGGCCGTGGAAAGCCCCCCGAACGACACCCGCGCCTACTTCCGCGGCCGGTGCCTGAGCCAATACAGCGAATCCGTCGCCGCCGCCTCCTGGGACTCCGTCATCTTCGACATCCCCGGCCGCGAATCGCTGCAGCGGGTGCCCACCTTGGAGCCCCTGCGGGGCACCAAGGCCCACGTGGGTGAGCTGTTCGACCGGTGCAGGACCGCTGCGGACCTCGTCGCGGCACTCACCGGCGGAGACTGA
- a CDS encoding ubiquitin-like protein Pup, with translation MATKDTGGQKQTGKREAEVEETQAAEASDVQERQEKLTDDVDAILDEIDEVLEENAEEFVRSYVQKGGE, from the coding sequence ATGGCTACCAAGGACACCGGCGGTCAGAAGCAGACCGGGAAGCGTGAGGCCGAGGTCGAGGAGACCCAGGCTGCGGAGGCGTCTGACGTTCAGGAGCGGCAGGAGAAGCTCACTGACGATGTCGACGCGATTCTGGACGAAATAGACGAAGTTCTCGAAGAGAACGCAGAGGAATTTGTGCGCTCTTACGTCCAAAAGGGCGGAGAGTAG
- a CDS encoding endonuclease VII domain-containing protein, which produces MGEQGKTVRDRVQVPDGHKYCARCAEIKPKAEFGSNRASKDGVTTYCKPCHAVVTRENKVKKYGSERNYLLQYRYGITEDDFERMLAQQGGLCAICRAVPGTFVDHSHATGQVRGVLCFNCNNGLGHFGDNTVLLELAALYLDGEVLWPDFVILPEQRDGGSVARTRTYHLSQRYRMRHEDVEKMVAAQHGLCVVCWDRPPEHVDHCHRTGDVRHALCLPCNTGIGQFRDDPAVVWRALSYVEAVSPDDFEEVAVSEEELAELFRSEEEPRADFYSRATRVG; this is translated from the coding sequence ATGGGTGAGCAAGGGAAAACCGTGCGCGATCGGGTTCAGGTTCCTGATGGGCATAAGTACTGCGCCCGATGCGCGGAGATAAAGCCCAAGGCCGAGTTCGGCAGCAATAGGGCTAGCAAGGATGGGGTGACCACCTACTGCAAGCCGTGTCATGCTGTCGTGACTCGCGAGAACAAGGTCAAGAAATACGGCAGTGAGCGGAACTATCTGCTCCAATACCGTTACGGCATCACCGAGGACGACTTTGAGCGCATGCTCGCCCAGCAGGGCGGGCTCTGCGCCATCTGCCGGGCCGTGCCGGGCACGTTCGTCGACCACAGTCACGCGACCGGGCAGGTCCGGGGCGTTCTCTGTTTCAACTGCAACAACGGGCTCGGCCACTTCGGCGACAACACGGTGCTGCTGGAGTTGGCCGCGCTCTATCTGGACGGGGAGGTTCTCTGGCCGGATTTCGTCATTCTGCCGGAGCAGCGTGACGGCGGTTCTGTGGCGCGGACGCGGACTTATCACCTGTCGCAGCGTTATCGGATGCGGCATGAGGACGTCGAGAAGATGGTCGCGGCGCAGCACGGCTTGTGTGTGGTGTGCTGGGATCGGCCGCCGGAGCATGTGGATCATTGTCATCGGACCGGTGATGTGCGGCATGCGTTGTGTTTGCCGTGCAATACCGGGATCGGGCAGTTCAGGGATGATCCGGCGGTGGTGTGGCGGGCGCTTTCGTATGTCGAGGCGGTCTCGCCGGATGATTTCGAGGAGGTGGCGGTCTCCGAGGAGGAGTTGGCGGAGTTGTTCCGGTCGGAGGAGGAGCCTCGTGCTGATTTCTATTCGCGGGCGACCCGGGTGGGTTGA
- a CDS encoding DNA polymerase IV → MTTRPSSPARDWILHVDLDQFIAAVEILRHPELRGKPVVVGGSGDPTQPRTVAATATYEAREHGIHSGMPLRTALRRCPNAIFLPSDPPAYEAASARVMAVLREFPVRVEVWGWDEAFIGAATADPEALAADLQHAVRARTDLSCSVGIGDNKNQAKLASGFAKPAGIYRLTSDNWAEIMYARPTDALWGIGAKISKKLAALGLHTVADLAAADPAALARAFGPTNGPWLRYLALGKGEAEVVTTPWIARGHSRETTFPHDLTDPAEITRHVAALAEHVAHDAATAGREVIRVSVKVRFTPFLTRTRQSKLPTPTTDPDTLSRTAVAILGRFDLNRPVRLLGVGVDYTMPET, encoded by the coding sequence ATGACCACCAGGCCATCCAGCCCCGCCAGGGACTGGATCCTGCACGTCGACCTGGACCAGTTCATCGCCGCCGTCGAAATCCTCCGCCACCCCGAACTCCGCGGCAAACCCGTCGTCGTCGGCGGCAGCGGCGACCCCACCCAACCCCGCACCGTCGCCGCCACCGCCACCTACGAAGCCCGCGAGCACGGCATCCACTCCGGCATGCCGCTGCGCACCGCCCTCAGACGCTGCCCCAACGCGATCTTCCTCCCCAGCGACCCACCCGCCTACGAAGCAGCCTCAGCACGCGTCATGGCCGTGCTCCGCGAATTCCCCGTCCGCGTCGAAGTCTGGGGCTGGGACGAAGCCTTCATCGGCGCCGCCACCGCCGACCCCGAAGCCCTCGCCGCCGACCTCCAGCACGCCGTGCGCGCCCGCACCGACCTGTCCTGCTCCGTCGGCATCGGCGACAACAAAAACCAGGCCAAACTCGCCTCCGGCTTCGCCAAACCCGCCGGGATCTACCGCCTCACCAGCGACAACTGGGCCGAGATCATGTACGCCCGCCCCACCGACGCCCTCTGGGGCATCGGCGCCAAAATCTCCAAGAAACTCGCCGCCCTCGGCCTGCACACCGTCGCCGACCTCGCCGCCGCCGACCCCGCCGCACTCGCCCGCGCCTTCGGCCCCACCAACGGCCCGTGGCTGCGCTACCTCGCCCTCGGCAAAGGCGAAGCCGAAGTCGTCACCACACCCTGGATCGCCCGCGGCCACAGCCGCGAAACCACCTTCCCCCACGACCTCACCGACCCGGCCGAGATCACCCGCCACGTCGCCGCCCTCGCCGAACACGTCGCCCACGACGCCGCCACCGCAGGCCGCGAAGTGATCCGCGTCTCCGTCAAGGTCCGCTTCACCCCGTTCCTCACCCGCACCCGCCAGTCGAAGCTCCCCACCCCCACCACCGACCCGGACACCCTGTCCCGCACGGCAGTCGCCATCCTCGGCCGCTTCGACCTCAACCGCCCCGTACGCCTCCTCGGCGTAGGAGTCGACTACACCATGCCGGAGACATAA
- a CDS encoding ABC transporter ATP-binding protein gives MISLHGLTKIFPGGVRALDGIELTIADGEFFALLGPSGCGKTTLLRTIAGLETPTAGSVRIDGRDVTAHPPGDRDVAMVFQDYAIFPHMDVTANIAYPLRIKKVPRAQRTAKAAEVAARLSLTQLLHRRPGELSGGQQQRVALARAIACHPAAFLFDEPLSNLDARLRLEARTFLKRLQRELAVTTVFVTHDQAEALALADRIAVMSHGRMIQVGTPADIFHRPGTTFVASFIGSTPMNLLPADVTPAALHVAGATFPVPPGLAPGDHITYGVRPEYIHLSPTPRPDAFPGTVSVLENLGTHTLVTLETPETLIQLVVPEGDEPPTGTPAWAVPRRSLIYRDETLHTS, from the coding sequence GTGATCTCTCTTCACGGCCTCACCAAGATCTTCCCCGGCGGGGTGCGCGCCCTCGACGGCATCGAGCTCACCATCGCCGACGGCGAGTTCTTCGCCCTCCTCGGCCCCTCCGGCTGCGGCAAGACCACCCTCCTGCGCACCATCGCCGGCCTCGAAACCCCCACCGCCGGCAGCGTCCGCATCGACGGCAGAGACGTCACCGCCCACCCGCCCGGCGACCGCGACGTCGCCATGGTCTTCCAGGACTACGCGATCTTCCCCCACATGGACGTCACCGCCAACATCGCCTACCCCCTGCGCATCAAAAAGGTCCCCCGCGCCCAGCGCACCGCCAAAGCCGCCGAAGTCGCCGCCCGGCTCAGCCTCACCCAACTCCTCCACCGCCGCCCCGGCGAACTGTCCGGCGGCCAGCAACAACGCGTCGCCCTCGCCCGCGCCATCGCCTGCCACCCCGCCGCCTTCCTCTTCGACGAGCCCCTGTCCAACCTCGACGCCCGCCTCCGCCTCGAAGCCCGCACCTTCCTCAAACGGCTGCAACGCGAACTCGCCGTCACCACCGTCTTCGTCACCCACGACCAGGCCGAAGCACTCGCCCTCGCCGACCGCATCGCCGTCATGTCCCACGGCCGCATGATCCAGGTCGGCACCCCCGCCGACATCTTCCACCGCCCCGGCACCACCTTCGTCGCCTCCTTCATCGGCTCCACCCCCATGAACCTCCTCCCCGCCGACGTCACCCCCGCCGCCCTCCACGTCGCCGGCGCCACCTTCCCCGTCCCGCCCGGCCTCGCCCCCGGCGACCACATCACCTACGGCGTACGCCCCGAATACATACACCTGTCCCCCACCCCACGCCCCGACGCCTTCCCCGGCACGGTCTCCGTCCTGGAAAACCTCGGCACCCACACCCTCGTCACCCTCGAAACCCCGGAAACCCTCATCCAACTGGTCGTCCCCGAAGGCGACGAACCACCCACCGGCACCCCAGCCTGGGCCGTGCCGCGCCGCAGCCTCATCTACCGCGACGAGACACTCCACACCAGTTGA
- a CDS encoding carbohydrate ABC transporter permease, protein MIRHVVGRLAATVFIAVVLAFFALPMLWLASAPFDDTPTITTSIPEFTLRNFAAILDNPYALGSIGNSLIQGGGAAALVVALAALAAYALSRVRVPGRDALLYLLLLLSSVVTGTAAMVPIFELATRLDLIDTHLGVILVVSGGLLPAAIFILKDFMDETPTSYEESARVFGASPLQILRHIVIPLVRPGLATIAVWALASVWGGFLFQFILLRDPEKAPGSVILYTLYTEGGAPRLDLISTFSLLYSLPVVVMYLFVSQRYGFRFHGGIKR, encoded by the coding sequence ATGATCCGCCACGTCGTCGGCCGCCTCGCCGCCACCGTCTTCATCGCCGTCGTCCTGGCCTTCTTCGCCCTCCCCATGCTCTGGCTGGCCAGCGCCCCCTTCGACGACACCCCCACCATCACCACATCGATCCCCGAGTTCACACTGCGCAACTTCGCCGCCATCCTCGACAACCCCTACGCGCTCGGCTCCATCGGCAACTCCCTCATCCAAGGCGGCGGCGCCGCCGCGCTCGTCGTCGCCCTCGCCGCCCTCGCCGCCTACGCCCTGTCCCGAGTCCGCGTACCCGGCCGCGACGCGCTGCTCTACCTGCTCCTGCTGCTGTCGTCCGTCGTCACCGGCACCGCCGCCATGGTGCCCATCTTCGAACTCGCCACCCGGCTCGACCTCATCGACACCCACCTCGGCGTCATCCTCGTCGTCTCCGGCGGCCTCCTGCCCGCCGCGATCTTCATCCTGAAGGACTTCATGGACGAGACGCCCACCTCCTACGAGGAGTCCGCCCGCGTCTTCGGCGCCTCACCCCTGCAGATCCTGCGCCACATCGTCATCCCCCTGGTCCGGCCGGGCCTCGCCACCATCGCCGTCTGGGCCCTCGCCAGCGTCTGGGGCGGCTTCCTGTTCCAGTTCATCCTGCTGCGCGACCCGGAAAAAGCCCCCGGCTCCGTCATCCTCTACACCCTCTACACCGAAGGCGGCGCCCCCAGACTCGACCTCATCTCCACCTTCTCCCTGCTGTACTCGCTGCCCGTCGTCGTCATGTACCTGTTCGTCTCCCAGCGGTACGGCTTCCGCTTCCACGGAGGGATCAAACGGTGA
- a CDS encoding carbohydrate ABC transporter permease — protein MARPTSAADAAGLGKGRAITFVLPAVVLIAVFLVFPALWTIYLGLTDYRLTGLAAANPQVVGLDNYTGALDDPRFLTSLWLTVLYVGGSAIIGQAGLGFTLAWILRARTGPVRRLVEGVVLLSWILPSTVVGFLWFALLDRDEGTLNALLHTPGFAWLLDYPLLSIIIFNVWRGTAFSMMLYAAALENVPPSHLETALLAGASVPQQLRDVVFPRIRRHILTNLLLISLWTFNDFTPFVLTGGGPEGRSEILPVYVYRVALRDGQLGAGAAISFLILLINLLFALAYLRLLRGQRRQQEVAAAGGPPA, from the coding sequence GTGGCGCGGCCAACGTCGGCGGCTGACGCCGCCGGACTGGGCAAGGGCAGAGCCATCACGTTCGTCCTGCCCGCCGTCGTCCTCATCGCCGTCTTCCTCGTCTTCCCCGCGCTGTGGACCATCTACCTCGGGCTGACCGACTACCGGCTCACCGGCCTGGCCGCGGCCAACCCGCAGGTCGTCGGCCTGGACAACTACACCGGCGCGCTCGACGACCCCCGCTTCCTCACCTCGCTGTGGCTGACCGTCCTGTACGTCGGCGGCTCGGCCATCATCGGCCAGGCCGGGCTCGGCTTCACCCTGGCCTGGATCCTGCGCGCCCGCACCGGCCCCGTGCGCCGCCTCGTCGAAGGCGTCGTGCTGCTGTCGTGGATCCTGCCCAGCACCGTCGTCGGCTTCCTGTGGTTCGCGCTGCTCGACCGCGACGAAGGAACACTCAACGCGCTGCTGCACACCCCCGGATTCGCCTGGCTGCTCGACTACCCGCTGCTGTCGATCATCATCTTCAACGTGTGGCGCGGCACCGCGTTCTCCATGATGTTGTACGCGGCCGCACTCGAGAACGTGCCCCCCTCACACCTGGAGACCGCCCTCCTGGCCGGCGCCAGCGTGCCGCAGCAGCTGCGCGACGTCGTCTTCCCCCGCATCCGCCGGCACATCCTGACCAACCTGCTGCTCATCAGCCTGTGGACGTTCAACGACTTCACGCCGTTCGTCCTCACCGGCGGCGGCCCCGAAGGCCGCTCGGAGATCCTGCCCGTGTACGTCTACCGCGTCGCGCTCAGAGACGGCCAGCTCGGCGCCGGCGCCGCCATCTCCTTCCTCATCCTGCTCATCAACCTCCTCTTCGCCCTGGCCTACCTGCGGCTGCTGCGCGGCCAGCGCCGCCAGCAGGAGGTCGCCGCCGCCGGAGGACCACCCGCATGA